A single window of Elgaria multicarinata webbii isolate HBS135686 ecotype San Diego chromosome 17, rElgMul1.1.pri, whole genome shotgun sequence DNA harbors:
- the BFAR gene encoding bifunctional apoptosis regulator has product MEEGVKEPTKRLDTQPAASPGINRQISAGEFSCHCCYDILVDPTTLNCGHSFCRHCLALWWTSSKKNECPECRGKWEGFPKVNILLRDAIEKLFPDAIEQRKEDIHQSSDASHSLAAFQKYGSDQTPTAPHVGRVNPRGGGFFSGVLTALTCVAVVLLGYHWSSRESEDDLLVHRPVAKWTAEEVIHWLGQLGPWTSLYKESFLLERVNGRLLLMLTDEDFAKAPYHVENSSHRKAILMELERVKALGIKPPQNLWEYKAVHPGKALFLLYALKSSPRLTLLYLYLFDYTDVFLPFIHTICPVQEEEFEDIIAKLLDLKEPTWKQWREFFVKYSFLPYQLVAEFAWDWLEVHYWTSRFIIVNAMLLSVLELFSFWRLWSRRQLKTIPHRMWSHFWKVSTQGFLMAVFWPVIPQFACNCLFYWALYFNPIINIDLVVKEVRRLETQVL; this is encoded by the exons ATGGAGGAGGGTGTAAAAGAGCCAACGAAGAGACTGGACACTCAGCCTGCGGCTTCTCCTGGGATCAACCGGCAGATATCGGCGGGGGAATTCTCTTGCCACTGCTGCTATGATATTCTTGTCGATCCCACCACTTTGAACTGTGGGCATAGCTTCTGTAGACATTGCCTAGCGTTGTGGTGGACGTCCTCCAAGAAAAACGAGTGTCCAGAATGCAGGGGGAAATGGGAAGGGTTCCCCAAAGTTAACATTCTCCTCAG GGACGCCATCGAAAAGCTCTTCCCAGATGCTATTGAACAGCGGAAAGAGGATATCCATCAAAGCAGTGACGCGTCCCACAGCCTCGCTGCCTTTCAGAAATATGGGAGTGACCAGACGCCTACAGCTCCACATGTAGGGAGAGTGAATCCTCGGGGAGGAGGCTTTTTCTCTGGAGTTCTGACGGCTTTAACGTGTGTAGCG GTGGTTTTGCTTGGCTATCACTGGAGCAGCCGGGAGTCGGAAGACGATCTCCTTGTCCACAGACCTGTTGCCAAATGGACGGCTGAGGAGGTGATACACTGGCTGGGCCAACTGGGACCTTGGACTTCTCTCTACAAAGAGAGTTTTTTACTTGAGAGAGTTAATGGAAG GCTCCTTTTAATGCTAACTGATGAGGATTTTGCAAAGGCTCCTTACCACGTGGAGAACAGTAGCCACAGAAAAGCCATTCTGATGGAGCTGGAGCGCGTGAAAGCACTGGGCATTAAGCCACCCCAGAACCTTTGGGAATACAAG GCTGTGCATCCCGGCAAGGCACTGTTCCTGCTGTATGCCTTGAAGAGCTCCCCTCGGCTCACGCTGCTGTACCTGTACCTGTTTGATTACACGGATGTCTTTCTCCCCTTTATCCACACCATCTGTCCTGTTCAGGAGGAGGAGTTTGAGGACATTATTGCTAAACTGCTA GACCTGAAGGAGCCCACTTGGAAGCAGTGGCGAGAATTCTTCGTGAAATACTCTTTCCTCCCTTACCAGCTGGTTGCGGAGTTTGCTTGGGACTGGCTTGAGGTGCATTACTGGACATCCCGGTTCATCATAGTTAATGCCATGCTGCTCTCTGTGCTGGAGCTCTTCTCCTTCTGGAGGCTGTGGTCGAGGAGGCAGCTCAA aacAATTCCTCACCGGATGTGGAGCCATTTCTGGAAGGTTTCAACCCAGGGATTCCTGATGGCCGTTTTCTGGCCTGTTATTCCTCAGTTTGCTTGCAACTGCCTCTTCTACTGGGCTCTGTACTTTAACCCAATTATAAACATTGACCTTGTGGTGAAGGAGGTGCGTCGCTTGGAAACCCAAGTGCTCTGA